The following are encoded together in the Buteo buteo chromosome 24, bButBut1.hap1.1, whole genome shotgun sequence genome:
- the TLX3 gene encoding T-cell leukemia homeobox protein 3, with protein MDPPAGAQGQHQHEPISFGIDQILNSPEQESAPPPPPRGPDGATFLGGPGGRGGAPYPALPAPFPAIAAPFEDSGSYSVNLSLAPAGVIRVPAHRPIPGAVPPPISSAIPAMPAVPSLGSLNFPWMESSRRFVKDRFTAAAALTPFTVTRRIGHPYQNRTPPKRKKPRTSFSRVQICELEKRFHRQKYLASAERAALAKSLKMTDAQVKTWFQNRRTKWRRQTAEEREAERQQASRLMLQLQHDAFQKSLNESIQPDPLCLHNSSLFALQNLQPWEEESAKIPPVTSLV; from the exons ATGGATCCGCCGGCGGGCGCGCAGGGCCAGCACCAGCACGAGCCCATCAGCTTCGGCATCGACCAGATCCTCAACAGCCCCGAGCAGGAGAgcgctcccccgccgcccccccggggcccCGACGGCGCGACCTTCCtgggcggccccggcggccgcggcggcgcgCCCTACCCGGCCCTGCCGGCCCCCTTCCCGGCCATCGCCGCGCCCTTCGAGGACTCGGGATCTTACAGTGTGAACCTCAGCCTGGCCCCGGCCGGCGTGATCCGGGTGCCGGCGCACAGGCCCATCCCCGGGGCCGTGCCGCCGCCCATCTCCAGCGCCATCCCGGCCATGCCCGCCGTGCCCAGCCTGGGCAGCCTCAACTTCCCCtggatggagagcagcaggcGCTTCGTCAAGGACCGGTTCACAG cggcggcggcgctgacGCCCTTCACGGTGACGCGGCGGATCGGGCATCCCTACCAGAACCGGACCCCGCCGAAGCGCAAGAAGCCGCGGACGTCCTTCTCCCGGGTGCAGATCTGCGAGCTGGAGAAGCGCTTCCACCGGCAGAAGTACCTGGCCTCGGCCGAGCGCGCTGCCCTCGCCAAGTCCCTCAAGATGACGGACGCCCAGGTGAAGACCTGGTTCCAGAACCGGCGCACCAAATGGCG GCGGCAGACGGCGGAGGAGCGGGAGGCCGAGCGGCAGCAGGCGAGCCGGctgatgctgcagctgcagcacgACGCCTTCCAGAAGTCGCTGAACGAGTCGATCCAGCCCGACCCGCTGTGCCTGCACAACTCGTCGCTGTTCGCGCTGCAGaacctgcagccctgggaggaggagagcgcCAAGATCCCGCCGGTCACCTCCCTCGTCTGA